In Bythopirellula goksoeyrii, a single window of DNA contains:
- a CDS encoding prenyltransferase/squalene oxidase repeat-containing protein, translating to MPTSEPRPTFGDDLPEVVVAPVAPPSVPIKPTSTPSSKARRTEPDPLPPLWSPTQFFTESPPWLFSAALHMLIVIILGLIFIAPQTRDDLVLLFDYYESEDPLSAGGDFDIPLDSPDQQLEDALVPEPVPQIADPVALSPTATESPLLARAMPLTSDPIQLALSGREQGMQQALLDAYGGTAATQRAVLEALRWLARNRSKNGMWSLLGPYEDGGRNENAEAATAMALIAFQGAGYTPLGDKHEPFTDIVSRAWTGLLSKQDADGNFFQSGQGTSQLYTQALCTIAICELYGMTGDERYHDPAQRAIDYCVSVQAPEGGWKYFPGTGSDLSVTGWFVMALQSARMAKLSVPSPCLTNVEEFLDSVSHEYGSRYSYQTDSGPSLSMSAEGLLCRQYLGWGHKDERLVRGTNHLLDNLPEWTRDRDVYYWYYATQVCHHMEGRHWRTWNDKMKVVIPQHQVQEGRERGSWDPQGFRWNTEGGRLFITCLSTYMLEVYYRHLPIYQLELIGGGL from the coding sequence ATGCCTACATCGGAGCCTCGCCCGACTTTCGGCGACGACCTTCCCGAGGTCGTTGTGGCTCCGGTTGCGCCCCCTTCAGTTCCCATTAAGCCGACCAGCACGCCCTCTTCCAAAGCAAGACGGACTGAACCAGATCCGCTGCCACCGTTGTGGTCCCCAACCCAATTTTTCACCGAGTCCCCTCCCTGGTTGTTCAGTGCTGCGCTGCACATGCTGATCGTAATCATTCTGGGGCTGATCTTTATTGCACCACAGACGCGTGATGATCTCGTACTCTTGTTTGACTATTATGAATCCGAGGATCCGCTTTCTGCGGGAGGAGATTTTGATATCCCCTTGGACTCGCCCGACCAGCAACTTGAAGACGCACTGGTTCCTGAACCAGTTCCGCAGATCGCTGATCCCGTGGCACTCTCTCCCACGGCGACCGAATCACCCCTGTTGGCTCGTGCGATGCCGTTGACCTCTGATCCGATTCAACTGGCCCTCTCGGGTCGTGAACAAGGGATGCAGCAAGCCTTGCTGGATGCCTATGGAGGAACCGCGGCGACTCAGCGTGCTGTGTTGGAAGCCTTGCGATGGCTAGCGCGCAATCGGAGCAAGAACGGTATGTGGAGTCTTCTCGGTCCCTACGAGGATGGTGGCAGGAATGAAAATGCCGAGGCCGCAACGGCGATGGCGCTCATCGCCTTTCAAGGAGCCGGATATACGCCCCTAGGTGACAAACACGAGCCGTTCACCGATATTGTTTCACGGGCTTGGACAGGTCTGCTGAGCAAGCAGGACGCCGATGGCAATTTCTTCCAATCGGGCCAGGGGACTTCGCAGCTCTACACTCAGGCGCTTTGCACGATTGCAATCTGCGAACTGTACGGTATGACTGGCGATGAGCGGTATCACGATCCGGCCCAGCGAGCAATTGATTATTGTGTGAGTGTGCAGGCACCGGAGGGAGGTTGGAAGTATTTTCCTGGCACGGGGAGCGACCTCTCGGTAACTGGCTGGTTCGTGATGGCGCTGCAAAGCGCACGCATGGCAAAGCTCAGCGTCCCCTCCCCTTGCTTAACGAATGTAGAAGAATTCCTCGATTCGGTGAGTCACGAATATGGCAGTCGATACAGTTATCAAACAGATAGTGGCCCTTCCCTGAGCATGTCTGCCGAGGGATTGTTATGCCGCCAGTATCTCGGCTGGGGACACAAGGACGAACGCCTGGTTCGCGGGACAAACCATCTGCTGGACAATCTGCCCGAATGGACGCGAGATCGCGACGTGTACTACTGGTACTATGCCACCCAAGTTTGCCACCACATGGAAGGCCGGCACTGGCGGACTTGGAATGACAAGATGAAAGTCGTGATTCCTCAGCACCAGGTGCAGGAAGGCCGCGAGCGTGGAAGTTGGGATCCGCAAGGCTTTCGTTGGAACACCGAAGGGGGGCGACTTTTCATCACCTGCCTCTCAACCTACATGCTTGAGGTCTATTATCGGCACTTGCCGATCTATCAATTGGAGTTGATTGGCGGCGGGCTGTAG
- a CDS encoding substrate-binding domain-containing protein — protein MKIERIALLAILVAASVGVMLYRTTVYDRPKTTVQPKFAVITGGSGPYWQAIASGVQSAARDLDAEVDVRMPDHDEDLEAQSKIITDLLGNQYDGVAVSPLDAEAQTRSINRLADHLFVVTIDSDAPLSARLGYVGASNFAAGTKCAELTKEAVPEGGMVAVLLANLSKSNMKDRKSGFAQNLIGGDDDEATSNDTYEIVDFLIDEGDSERCANQIRQVLKEHDDLACIVGLNSRHGPILLSVLKEENKLGDIKLITFDTPEETLTGVEQGHIFATIAQDPYQYGYEAIRLLTSYCNRPKEMLPPPGLESSMNIKIKVVRAEDVASFRADWQKRTQEKPIPAKPS, from the coding sequence ATGAAAATCGAACGTATCGCCCTGTTGGCAATTCTTGTGGCAGCATCCGTTGGAGTCATGCTGTATCGCACCACTGTGTACGATCGGCCTAAAACCACGGTGCAACCGAAGTTCGCGGTGATCACTGGTGGTTCGGGTCCTTACTGGCAGGCCATTGCATCCGGGGTGCAGTCTGCGGCTCGCGATCTCGACGCTGAAGTTGACGTTCGCATGCCCGATCACGACGAAGACTTGGAAGCGCAATCGAAAATCATCACCGATTTACTAGGGAACCAATACGATGGCGTCGCGGTCAGCCCGCTCGATGCCGAGGCGCAAACCCGCTCCATCAATCGTCTAGCCGATCATCTCTTTGTGGTAACGATTGACTCCGACGCCCCACTGTCAGCGCGGCTGGGTTACGTGGGAGCGAGTAACTTCGCAGCGGGTACTAAATGCGCTGAGTTGACCAAGGAGGCGGTGCCAGAAGGTGGCATGGTTGCCGTGCTACTTGCCAATCTGTCAAAAAGTAATATGAAGGATCGAAAATCCGGCTTTGCGCAGAATCTTATCGGTGGAGACGATGATGAGGCAACTTCCAACGACACCTACGAGATTGTCGACTTCTTGATCGACGAAGGTGATAGCGAGCGTTGCGCAAATCAAATTCGGCAAGTGCTCAAAGAGCATGACGATTTAGCTTGCATAGTCGGGCTGAATTCTCGTCACGGGCCCATCCTGTTGTCGGTCCTCAAAGAAGAGAACAAACTCGGCGACATAAAGCTAATAACATTCGATACGCCTGAGGAAACGCTCACCGGTGTCGAGCAAGGGCACATCTTTGCTACGATCGCGCAAGATCCGTATCAATACGGTTACGAAGCTATTCGGCTGCTGACATCGTACTGCAACCGTCCGAAGGAGATGCTCCCACCGCCTGGCCTCGAGAGCTCGATGAACATCAAAATCAAAGTGGTGCGAGCGGAAGACGTTGCAAGCTTTCGGGCAGACTGGCAGAAGCGGACACAGGAAAAACCGATACCTGCCAAGCCATCATAG